In the Anoplopoma fimbria isolate UVic2021 breed Golden Eagle Sablefish chromosome 7, Afim_UVic_2022, whole genome shotgun sequence genome, one interval contains:
- the zgc:101765 gene encoding glyoxal reductase isoform X1, with protein MSSTPSVLLNTGLQMPLLGLGTYKMVDPEEVYRAVEAALDAGYRAFDSAAVYRNEADLSRALKELLPKHGLTREDVFITSKLGPKDQGEKAMEGALRSLSQLDLGYIDLYLIHWPGTQGLDVTDKRNPGNRAQSWASLEELHAQGKLKAIGVSNYTPAHMRELMQSCKVPPAVLQVEFHPRLCQTELRKVCEEYQVCFQAYSSLGKGQLVTDPVVMEVAKNCERTPAQVLLRWAVQQGVPVLPKSSNPERIKDNARLFDFTLSDTDMDRLSALDCGQKYCWDPSEVA; from the exons ATGTCTTCTACACCTTCTGTCCTCCTAAATACGGGGCTTCAGATGCCCCTCCTGGGTTTAGGGACCTACAAGATGGTGGATCCTGAAGAAGTGTACCGGGCGGTGGAAGCAGCTCTTGATGCTGGTTATCGGGCCTTTGACAGTGCAGCCGTCTACCGGAACGAGGCTGACTTAAGCCGGGCCTTGAAGGAGCTCTTGCCCAAACATGGCCTAACCAGAGAGGATGTATTCATAACCAG TAAGCTGGGCCCCAAGGATCAGGGGGAGAAAGCCATGGAAGGAGCCCTGCGTAGCCTGTCTCAGCTGGACTTGGGTTACATTGACCTCTACCTGATCCACTGGCCTGGTACACAGGGTTTGGATGTGACTGACAAGCGCAACCCAG GTAACCGAGCTCAGAGTTGGGCCTCACTGGAGGAGCTGCATGCCCAGGGGAAGCTGAAGGCCATTGGAGTGTCAAACTACACACCAGCACACATGAGAGAACTGATGCAGAGCTGCAAAGTCCCTCCTGCAGTGCTACAG gtaGAGTTTCACCCCAGGCTGTGCCAGACAGAGCTGAGGAAAGTGTGTGAGGAGTATCAAGTGTGTTTCCAAGCGTACTCTTCTTTAGGGAAAGGACAGCTGGTCACTGACCCTGTGGTCATGGAGGTGGCAAAGAACTGTGAACGCACCCCTGCACAg GTCCTTTTGCGCTGGGCTGTGCAGCAGGGCGTGCCAGTGCTCCCCAAGTCGTCAAATCCAGAGAGAATAAAGGACAATGCCAGACTTTTTGACTTCACCTTGAGCGACACAGACATGGACAGACTGTCAGCCTTGGACTGTGGGCAAAAGTATTGCTGGGATCCATCAGAAGTTGCTTGA
- the zgc:101765 gene encoding uncharacterized oxidoreductase YtbE isoform X2: MPLLGLGTYKMVDPEEVYRAVEAALDAGYRAFDSAAVYRNEADLSRALKELLPKHGLTREDVFITSKLGPKDQGEKAMEGALRSLSQLDLGYIDLYLIHWPGTQGLDVTDKRNPGNRAQSWASLEELHAQGKLKAIGVSNYTPAHMRELMQSCKVPPAVLQVEFHPRLCQTELRKVCEEYQVCFQAYSSLGKGQLVTDPVVMEVAKNCERTPAQVLLRWAVQQGVPVLPKSSNPERIKDNARLFDFTLSDTDMDRLSALDCGQKYCWDPSEVA; this comes from the exons ATGCCCCTCCTGGGTTTAGGGACCTACAAGATGGTGGATCCTGAAGAAGTGTACCGGGCGGTGGAAGCAGCTCTTGATGCTGGTTATCGGGCCTTTGACAGTGCAGCCGTCTACCGGAACGAGGCTGACTTAAGCCGGGCCTTGAAGGAGCTCTTGCCCAAACATGGCCTAACCAGAGAGGATGTATTCATAACCAG TAAGCTGGGCCCCAAGGATCAGGGGGAGAAAGCCATGGAAGGAGCCCTGCGTAGCCTGTCTCAGCTGGACTTGGGTTACATTGACCTCTACCTGATCCACTGGCCTGGTACACAGGGTTTGGATGTGACTGACAAGCGCAACCCAG GTAACCGAGCTCAGAGTTGGGCCTCACTGGAGGAGCTGCATGCCCAGGGGAAGCTGAAGGCCATTGGAGTGTCAAACTACACACCAGCACACATGAGAGAACTGATGCAGAGCTGCAAAGTCCCTCCTGCAGTGCTACAG gtaGAGTTTCACCCCAGGCTGTGCCAGACAGAGCTGAGGAAAGTGTGTGAGGAGTATCAAGTGTGTTTCCAAGCGTACTCTTCTTTAGGGAAAGGACAGCTGGTCACTGACCCTGTGGTCATGGAGGTGGCAAAGAACTGTGAACGCACCCCTGCACAg GTCCTTTTGCGCTGGGCTGTGCAGCAGGGCGTGCCAGTGCTCCCCAAGTCGTCAAATCCAGAGAGAATAAAGGACAATGCCAGACTTTTTGACTTCACCTTGAGCGACACAGACATGGACAGACTGTCAGCCTTGGACTGTGGGCAAAAGTATTGCTGGGATCCATCAGAAGTTGCTTGA
- the LOC129093453 gene encoding glyoxal reductase-like, producing MSSPASSIPSVLLNTGVQMPLLGLGTYTLVDPEEVYRAVDAALDAGYRAFDSAAIYQNETALGQAFKELLPKHGLTREDVFITSKLDPEDQGEKAMEGALRSLSQLDLGYIDLYLIHWPGTEGLDVTDKRNPGNRAQSWASLEELHAQGKLKAIGVSNYTPAHMRELMQSCKVPPAVLQVEFHPRLCQTELRKVCEEYQVCFQAFSSLGTGQLVTDPVVMEVAKNCERSPAQVLLRWAVQQGVPVIPKSSNPERIKDNTRLFDFTLSDTDMDGLSALDCGHKYCPDAALVV from the exons ATGTCTTCCCCTGCCTCCAGTATCCCTTCTGTCCTCCTAAATACAGGGGTTCAGATGCCCCTCCTGGGTTTAGGGACCTACACGTTGGTGGATCCTGAAGAAGTGTACCGGGCTGTGGATGCAGCTCTGGATGCTGGTTATCGGGCCTTTGACAGTGCAGCCATCTACCAGAATGAAACTGCCCTTGGCCAAGCCTTTAAGGAGCTCTTGCCAAAACATGGCCTAACCAGAGAAGATGTATTCATAACCAG TAAGCTGGACCCCGAGGATCAGGGGGAGAAAGCCATGGAAGGAGCCCTGCGTAGCCTGTCTCAGCTGGACTTGGGTTACATTGACCTCTACCTGATTCACTGGCCTGGTACAGAGGGTTTGGATGTGACTGACAAGCGCAACCCAG GTAACCGAGCTCAGAGTTGGGCCTCACTGGAGGAGCTGCATGCCCAGGGGAAGCTGAAGGCCATTGGAGTGTCAAACTACACACCAGCACACATGAGAGAACTGATGCAGAGCTGCAAAGTCCCTCCTGCAGTGCTACAG gTAGAGTTTCACCCCAGGCTGTGCCAGACAGAGCTGAGGAAAGTGTGTGAGGAGTATCAAGTGTGTTTCCAAGCGTTCTCTTCTTTAGGGACAGGACAGCTGGTCACTGACCCTGTGGTCATGGAGGTGGCAAAGAACTGTGAACGGAGCCctgcacag GTCCTTTTGCGCTGGGCTGTGCAGCAGGGCGTCCCAGTCATCCCGAAATCTTCAAATCCAGAGAGAATAAAGGACAATACCAGGCTTTTTGACTTCACACTGAGTGACACAGACATGGACGGACTGTCAGCTTTGGACTGTGGCCACAAATACTGTCCGGATGCAGCACTAGTGGTTTGA
- the LOC129093540 gene encoding glyoxal reductase-like: MSSPASSIPSVLLNTGVQMPLLGLGTYTLVDPEEVYRAVDAALDAGYRAFDSAAVYQNETALGQAFKELLPKHGLTREDVFITSKLGSKDQGEKAMEGALRSLSQLDLGYIDLYLIHWPGTEGLDVTDKRNPGNRAQSWASLEELHAQGKLKAIGVSNYTPAHMRELMQSCKVPPAVLQVEFHPRLCQTELRKVCEEYQVCFQAYSSLGKGQLVTDPVVMEVAKNCERSPAQVLLRWAVQQGVPVIPKSSNPERIKDNTRLFDFTLSDTDMDGLSALDCGRKYCRDAALVV; encoded by the exons ATGTCTTCCCCTGCCTCCAGTATCCCTTCTGTCCTCCTAAATACAGGGGTTCAGATGCCCCTCCTGGGTTTAGGGACCTACACGTTGGTGGATCCTGAAGAAGTGTACCGGGCTGTGGATGCAGCTCTGGATGCTGGTTATCGGGCCTTTGACAGTGCAGCCGTCTACCAGAATGAAACTGCCCTTGGCCAAGCCTTTAAGGAGCTCTTGCCAAAACATGGCCTAACCAGAGAAGATGTATTCATAACCAG TAAGCTGGGCTCCAAGGATCAGGGGGAGAAAGCCATGGAAGGAGCCCTGCGTAGCCTGTCTCAGCTGGACTTGGGTTACATTGACCTCTACCTGATTCACTGGCCTGGTACAGAGGGTTTGGATGTGACTGACAAGCGCAACCCAG GTAACCGAGCTCAGAGTTGGGCCTCACTGGAGGAGCTGCATGCCCAGGGGAAGCTGAAGGCCATTGGAGTGTCAAACTACACACCAGCACACATGAGAGAACTGATGCAGAGCTGCAAAGTCCCTCCTGCAGTGCTACAG gTAGAGTTTCACCCCAGGCTGTGCCAGACAGAGCTGAGGAAAGTGTGTGAGGAGTATCAAGTGTGTTTCCAAGCGTACTCTTCTTTAGGGAAAGGACAGCTGGTCACTGACCCTGTGGTCATGGAGGTGGCAAAGAACTGTGAACGGAGCCctgcacag GTCCTTTTGCGCTGGGCTGTGCAGCAGGGCGTCCCAGTCATCCCGAAATCTTCAAATCCAGAGAGAATAAAGGACAATACCAGGCTTTTTGACTTCACACTGAGTGACACAGACATGGACGGACTGTCAGCTTTGGACTGTGGCCGCAAATACTGTCGGGATGCAGCACTAGTGGTTTGA
- the badb gene encoding BCL2 associated agonist of cell death b, with protein MISDVTMAAHFTISDSESDPSEELEEGEGQNNQSSSVQEQQLLQRHSLTLPELRLPGTGRIRLNSESHASTVSRDEELWPDEAGTPTDGAPFRVRSKSAPPALWAAKKYGRQLRRMSDEFDSLLDKGEMKRVRSAGTANQMHHSRSWWSYLFSHQEMEGENNLHENHTQRTE; from the exons ATGATTTCGG ATGTCACGATGGCTGCACACTTTACTATTTCCGACAGCGAGTCAGATCCatcagaggagctggaggaaggagaaggacaAAATAACCAATCGTCATCTGTGCAAGAGCAGCAGCTTCTTCAACGCCACTCCCTTACCCTACCTGAGCTCCGACTGCCAG GGACTGGTCGAATAAGGCTGAACTCAGAGTCCCACGCCTCAACCGTCTCCAGAGACGAGGAGCTCTGGCCAGACGAGGCTGGTACGCCCACTGACGGAGCTCCGTTCAGAGTACGGTCCAAGTCGGCGCCCCCCGCTTTGTGGGCAGCCAAGAAATACGGCCGGCAGCTCCGAAGGATGAGCGACGAGTTCGACAGCCTGCTAGACAAAGGG GAAATGAAGAGGGTGAGGAGTGCTGGGACGGCCAATCAGATGCACCACTCTAGGAGCTGGTGGAGCTACCTCTTTAGTCaccaggagatggagggagagaacaaTCTCCACGAAAACCACACGCAACGCACTGAATAG